In Thioalkalivibrio paradoxus ARh 1, the following are encoded in one genomic region:
- a CDS encoding PfkB family carbohydrate kinase: MTRNAGGRPVIFGEVLFDSFPEGADILGGAPFNVAWNLRRLGAEPLFVGAVGADALGDRVRAAMAAAELDAAALQVVPDAPTGRVQVTLHAGEPSYEILPDQAYDRVDPAGLQQAVPDAPALLYHGSLALRAEPSRSACAWLAERARLRFVDVNLRRPWYRPDSVLEWLQHADYVKLNRDELRELVAGTDDAARVATLIEQAAIGGAVILTAGEEGAAIVTPAGKRFEAAAAVVDDLRDPVGAGDAFASVVMLGILRGWSWPATLERALDFAARVCTLQGATTTDPSFYAAAREAWRD; the protein is encoded by the coding sequence ATGACTCGAAACGCCGGCGGGCGTCCCGTGATTTTCGGAGAGGTGCTGTTCGACAGTTTTCCCGAGGGCGCAGACATCCTCGGCGGCGCACCCTTCAACGTGGCCTGGAACCTGCGCCGCCTGGGGGCCGAACCGCTGTTCGTCGGGGCCGTGGGCGCCGATGCGCTGGGTGACCGGGTGCGCGCGGCGATGGCAGCAGCGGAGCTCGACGCTGCCGCCCTTCAGGTCGTCCCGGATGCCCCGACCGGACGCGTTCAGGTGACCCTGCATGCGGGCGAGCCAAGCTACGAAATCCTGCCTGACCAGGCCTATGATCGCGTCGACCCGGCGGGGCTCCAGCAGGCGGTGCCGGACGCCCCCGCGCTGCTCTACCACGGGAGCCTCGCGTTGCGTGCCGAGCCCAGCCGTTCCGCCTGCGCCTGGCTCGCCGAGCGCGCCCGACTGCGTTTCGTCGACGTGAATCTGCGACGCCCCTGGTACCGCCCCGACTCGGTTCTGGAGTGGTTGCAGCACGCGGACTACGTGAAGCTGAACCGGGACGAGCTGCGCGAACTGGTGGCGGGCACGGACGATGCCGCGCGGGTGGCGACACTGATCGAGCAGGCCGCGATTGGCGGCGCGGTCATCCTGACCGCCGGGGAAGAAGGCGCCGCGATCGTTACGCCGGCGGGGAAGCGGTTCGAAGCGGCGGCGGCGGTGGTCGACGACCTGCGCGATCCGGTCGGCGCGGGCGACGCCTTCGCGAGCGTGGTCATGCTGGGCATCCTGCGGGGGTGGTCCTGGCCGGCCACGCTGGAGCGCGCGCTCGACTTCGCCGCGCGCGTGTGCACGCTGCAGGGTGCGACCACGACCGATCCGTCGTTCTATGCCGCCGCGCGCGAGGCCTGGCGCGACTAG